A region from the Pseudonocardia petroleophila genome encodes:
- a CDS encoding LLM class flavin-dependent oxidoreductase — MPLSVLDLVPVGSGSTPTEALQDSTALIRRVEQLGYRRYWVAEHHGMPGIASSSPAVLIAHLAGATSTIRVGSGGVMLPNHQPLVVAEQFGTLDALHPGRIDLGIGRAPGTDPRTAQALRRGAGSLGADDFLEQLTELASYFRGEGPVTAVPAHGQRPDMWLLGSSGYSAQVAGLLGLPFAFAHHFSGENTDAALALYRETFRPGTLQEPYAMICASVLAAETDAQAQRLALPSALQFLRLRLGTPGLVPTPEEAAAYPYSAQERAFVDDRLAGQVIGSPDTVRDGVRALVERTGVDELMVVTGAHAGADRIRSYELLTEAFAPAGTTAR; from the coding sequence GTGCCTCTCTCCGTACTCGACCTCGTCCCCGTCGGCTCCGGCTCGACCCCCACCGAAGCGCTGCAGGACAGCACCGCGCTGATCCGGCGCGTGGAGCAGCTGGGCTACCGGCGCTACTGGGTGGCCGAGCACCACGGCATGCCCGGCATCGCCAGCTCGTCGCCCGCCGTGCTCATCGCGCACCTCGCCGGGGCCACCTCGACGATCCGGGTCGGCTCCGGCGGCGTCATGCTGCCCAACCACCAGCCGCTGGTCGTCGCCGAGCAGTTCGGCACCCTCGACGCCCTGCACCCCGGCCGGATCGACCTCGGCATCGGGCGCGCCCCCGGCACCGACCCGCGCACCGCGCAGGCCCTGCGCCGCGGCGCCGGGTCGCTGGGCGCCGACGACTTCCTCGAGCAGCTCACTGAGCTGGCCTCCTACTTCCGCGGCGAGGGGCCGGTCACCGCGGTGCCCGCGCACGGGCAGCGGCCGGACATGTGGCTGCTGGGCTCCAGCGGGTACAGCGCGCAGGTCGCGGGGCTGCTCGGCCTGCCGTTCGCCTTCGCGCACCACTTCAGCGGCGAGAACACCGACGCCGCGCTGGCGCTGTACCGCGAGACCTTCCGGCCCGGCACCCTGCAGGAGCCCTACGCGATGATCTGCGCCTCGGTGCTGGCCGCCGAGACCGACGCGCAGGCGCAGCGGCTGGCGCTGCCCAGCGCCCTGCAGTTCCTCCGGCTCCGCCTGGGCACGCCCGGCCTCGTGCCCACCCCCGAGGAGGCCGCCGCGTACCCGTACTCCGCCCAGGAGCGGGCGTTCGTCGACGACCGGCTGGCCGGGCAGGTCATCGGCTCGCCCGACACGGTCCGCGACGGCGTGCGCGCGCTCGTCGAGCGCACCGGCGTCGACGAGCTGATGGTCGTCACCGGCGCCCACGCCGGAGCCGACCGGATCCGGTCCTACGAGCTGCTGACCGAGGCGTTCGCCCCCGCGGGCACGACGGCCCGATGA
- a CDS encoding phosphatidylinositol mannoside acyltransferase, which yields MSARAHLVDAAYAAGWRGVRMLPGPVAQRLFRLGADRARSPQLRANLARLAPEADLDALTREGLRSYARYWCEVFRLPSADLADVHRRMDRHVRGAQPFLDAQEQGRGVVFALTHSGNWDVAGVWLVETLRALGRDPSFTTVAAKLEPESLYRRFVAYRESLGFEVVAAEDGSRAHRALMRRLRGGGVVCLVSDLDLSRSGVDVDLCGEPARLPGGAARLAAATGALLLPAVPSFTPAGWALDIAAPVPVPDRAAVAKATQGVADAFGSMLARVPQDWHMLQPIWTADRG from the coding sequence GTGAGCGCGCGGGCCCACCTCGTCGACGCCGCCTACGCGGCCGGCTGGCGGGGGGTGCGGATGCTGCCCGGGCCCGTCGCGCAGCGGCTGTTCCGGCTCGGGGCCGACCGGGCCCGTTCCCCCCAGCTGCGGGCCAACCTGGCCCGGCTCGCCCCTGAGGCCGACCTCGACGCGCTGACCCGCGAGGGTCTGCGCAGCTACGCCCGCTACTGGTGCGAGGTGTTCCGGCTCCCGTCGGCGGACCTCGCCGACGTGCACCGCCGGATGGACCGCCACGTCCGCGGCGCCCAGCCGTTCCTCGACGCCCAGGAGCAGGGCCGCGGCGTCGTCTTCGCGCTCACCCACAGCGGCAACTGGGACGTCGCCGGGGTCTGGCTCGTCGAGACGCTGCGCGCGCTCGGCCGCGACCCCTCGTTCACGACGGTCGCGGCGAAGCTGGAGCCGGAGTCGCTGTACCGGCGGTTCGTGGCGTACCGGGAGTCGCTGGGGTTCGAGGTGGTGGCCGCGGAGGACGGGTCGCGGGCCCACCGCGCGCTGATGCGGCGGCTGCGCGGCGGCGGGGTCGTCTGCCTGGTCTCCGACCTCGACCTGAGCCGCTCCGGCGTCGACGTCGACCTCTGCGGCGAGCCCGCCCGCCTCCCCGGCGGGGCCGCGCGCCTCGCCGCCGCGACCGGTGCGCTGCTGCTGCCCGCGGTCCCGTCGTTCACCCCCGCCGGGTGGGCGCTCGACATCGCCGCCCCGGTCCCGGTGCCCGACCGGGCCGCCGTCGCGAAGGCGACCCAGGGCGTCGCCGACGCGTTCGGGTCGATGCTGGCGCGGGTGCCGCAGGACTGGCACATGCTGCAACCGATCTGGACCGCCGATCGTGGATGA
- a CDS encoding HIT family protein, which produces MSDAADPELEPRDGIGTPDGFRRLWTPHRMAYIKDAGATGCPFCRIPSLPDAEGLVVARGDAVYTVLNLHPYNPGHLMVLPYRHVAELEDLTPDEAGELMAFTQEAVRTMKRVAAPHAFNVGLNLGTVAGGSLADHLHQHVVPRWGGDANFIAVVGQTKVIPQLLSETRDLLASAWDQHG; this is translated from the coding sequence ATGAGCGACGCCGCCGATCCGGAGCTGGAGCCCCGCGACGGCATCGGCACGCCCGACGGTTTCCGCAGGCTGTGGACCCCGCACCGGATGGCCTACATCAAGGACGCCGGGGCCACGGGCTGCCCGTTCTGCCGGATCCCGTCGCTGCCCGACGCCGAGGGTCTCGTCGTCGCCCGCGGTGACGCCGTCTACACCGTGCTCAACCTGCACCCCTACAACCCCGGCCACCTCATGGTGCTGCCCTACCGGCACGTCGCGGAGCTGGAGGACCTCACGCCCGACGAGGCGGGGGAGCTGATGGCGTTCACGCAGGAGGCGGTGCGCACCATGAAGCGGGTGGCGGCCCCGCACGCGTTCAACGTCGGGCTGAACCTGGGCACCGTCGCGGGCGGGTCGCTGGCCGACCACCTGCACCAGCACGTCGTGCCGCGCTGGGGCGGCGACGCCAACTTCATCGCCGTCGTCGGGCAGACCAAGGTCATCCCGCAGCTGCTGAGTGAGACCCGCGACCTGCTGGCCTCGGCGTGGGACCAGCACGGATAG
- the pgsA gene encoding phosphatidylinositol phosphate synthase yields MLNLFARVHVNRAVEPFGRWLVARGVTPNAVTVIGTIGTVAAAVWFLPRGELFVGTLVIWFFVMFDMIDGAMARARGHSTPFGAVLDSTCDRLADGALFAALAWWALGVGEQRLVGLAALVCLVAGSLVSYVKARAEGAGLSADGGLVERAERLIIALVGSGLEGLGVPYALAVALWLLAAASVWTFGQRLVAVHRSATPAQA; encoded by the coding sequence ATGCTCAACCTCTTCGCCCGTGTCCACGTCAACCGCGCCGTCGAGCCCTTCGGGCGCTGGCTGGTCGCGCGCGGGGTCACGCCGAACGCGGTCACCGTGATCGGGACGATCGGCACGGTCGCCGCGGCGGTGTGGTTCCTGCCGCGCGGCGAGCTGTTCGTGGGCACCCTCGTCATCTGGTTCTTCGTGATGTTCGACATGATCGACGGCGCGATGGCGCGCGCCCGCGGCCACAGCACCCCGTTCGGCGCGGTGCTCGACTCCACCTGCGACCGCCTCGCCGACGGCGCCCTGTTCGCCGCGCTGGCCTGGTGGGCGCTGGGTGTGGGGGAGCAGCGGCTGGTCGGGCTCGCGGCACTGGTCTGCCTGGTCGCGGGCTCGCTCGTGTCCTACGTCAAGGCGCGCGCGGAGGGGGCGGGCCTGTCGGCCGACGGGGGCCTGGTCGAGCGGGCGGAGCGGCTGATCATCGCGCTCGTCGGCAGCGGGCTGGAGGGCCTCGGCGTCCCGTACGCCCTGGCCGTGGCCCTGTGGCTGCTCGCGGCGGCGTCGGTGTGGACGTTCGGGCAGCGGCTGGTCGCGGTCCACCGCAGCGCCACCCCGGCCCAGGCGTGA
- a CDS encoding alpha/beta hydrolase, translating to MVWRRAVRGAGFAVGALGVLGAAGARRPVIRRWPASIVQAAPCLPASEFPGAVSLLAGAAGVGAALAGGPAGLAAAALNGVAVAALHGLRGDAARSAVVLDAALAGLPRTPGPAPAGRLPAGRAARSRHLRAADLAYGDDPAQRLDVWGPAEPVRGAPVLVQVHGGGWTGGDKALSASPLLSHLVDRGWVCVTVNYRLGPQERWPSMIVDVKRALAWVHEHIAEHGGDPSSVAITGGSAGGHLASLAAVTAGDPAFQPGFEAADTSVVAAVPVYGVHDFSVDEHGLHHTVEHDVIGTTYAADRATWLAASPLHRAGPDAPPFLVVHGSADTIVSVGQSRRFVARMRELGNEVHFAELPHAQHGFDGFPSARTGHHVRAVHRFLSAVHARRPAPAATTVG from the coding sequence GTGGTGTGGCGGCGGGCCGTGCGGGGCGCGGGATTCGCGGTGGGGGCGCTGGGTGTGCTCGGCGCGGCCGGGGCGCGGCGCCCGGTGATCCGGCGCTGGCCTGCGTCGATCGTGCAGGCGGCGCCGTGCCTGCCCGCGTCGGAGTTCCCGGGGGCGGTGTCGCTGCTGGCCGGGGCGGCCGGGGTGGGTGCCGCGCTGGCCGGCGGCCCGGCCGGGCTCGCCGCCGCGGCGCTGAACGGTGTCGCGGTGGCCGCCCTGCACGGTCTGCGCGGTGACGCAGCGCGCTCGGCCGTGGTCCTCGACGCGGCGCTGGCGGGCCTGCCCCGGACACCGGGGCCGGCCCCCGCCGGACGGCTGCCGGCGGGGCGCGCGGCCCGGTCCCGGCACCTGCGCGCGGCCGACCTCGCCTACGGCGACGACCCCGCCCAGCGCCTCGACGTGTGGGGCCCGGCGGAGCCCGTCCGGGGCGCGCCGGTGCTCGTCCAGGTCCACGGCGGCGGGTGGACGGGCGGGGACAAGGCGCTGTCCGCCTCGCCGCTGCTTTCGCACCTCGTCGACCGCGGCTGGGTGTGCGTCACCGTCAACTACCGCCTCGGCCCGCAGGAGCGGTGGCCGTCGATGATCGTCGACGTCAAGCGCGCGCTCGCGTGGGTGCACGAGCACATCGCCGAGCACGGGGGCGACCCGTCGTCCGTCGCGATCACCGGGGGGTCCGCGGGCGGGCACCTGGCCTCGCTGGCCGCGGTCACGGCGGGCGACCCGGCGTTCCAGCCCGGTTTCGAGGCCGCCGACACCTCCGTCGTCGCGGCGGTGCCGGTGTACGGCGTGCACGACTTCTCCGTCGACGAGCACGGCCTGCACCACACGGTGGAGCACGACGTGATCGGCACGACGTACGCCGCCGACCGCGCGACGTGGCTGGCCGCGTCACCGCTGCACCGGGCCGGGCCGGACGCCCCGCCGTTCCTGGTCGTGCACGGCAGCGCCGACACGATCGTCTCCGTCGGCCAGTCGCGGCGGTTCGTCGCGCGGATGCGGGAGCTGGGCAACGAGGTGCACTTCGCCGAGCTGCCGCACGCCCAGCACGGCTTCGACGGGTTCCCGTCGGCGCGCACCGGGCACCACGTCCGGGCGGTCCACCGGTTCCTCTCCGCCGTCCACGCCCGACGCCCGGCCCCGGCCGCCACCACCGTGGGGTGA
- a CDS encoding glycosyltransferase family 4 protein, whose product MRVGMVCPYSLDVPGGVQAHVLDLAHALVAAGHDVDVLAPAGPDTPVPPFVTRAGRALSVPYNGSVARVRFGPVSFTRVRRWLDAHEFDVLHLHEPTTVSLSVLTLLAAEPCPYGGPIVATFHTATDRSRALSALGGVLRPLMEKVTARIAVSPTARAVQVRHLGGDAVEIPNGVDVARFARGPVLPTAGETVGFVGRFDEPRKGMALLLDALRVLAPARPDLRVLVVGRGDADALRRAAGPWADRLEVLGPVDDATKAAALRSVRVLCAPHLHGESFGMVLTEAMAAGAPVLAADLDAFRAVLGPAGALFPAGDAAALARSLAALLDDGPRRAALSAAGRERVAAYDWPVVAADVVRVYRAALAGAPRRRAG is encoded by the coding sequence ATGAGGGTCGGCATGGTCTGCCCGTACTCGCTCGACGTGCCCGGCGGCGTCCAGGCCCACGTCCTCGACCTCGCGCACGCCCTGGTCGCGGCCGGGCACGACGTCGACGTGCTCGCCCCCGCCGGCCCGGACACCCCGGTGCCGCCGTTCGTGACCCGGGCCGGGCGCGCGCTGTCGGTGCCCTACAACGGGTCCGTGGCGCGGGTGCGGTTCGGGCCGGTGTCGTTCACGCGGGTGCGGCGCTGGCTCGACGCGCACGAGTTCGACGTCCTGCACCTGCACGAGCCCACGACCGTCAGCCTCTCGGTGCTGACGCTCCTGGCCGCCGAGCCCTGCCCCTACGGGGGGCCGATCGTCGCCACGTTCCACACCGCGACCGACCGCTCCCGCGCCCTGAGCGCGCTCGGCGGCGTGCTGCGCCCGCTGATGGAGAAGGTGACGGCGCGGATCGCGGTCTCGCCGACGGCCCGCGCGGTGCAGGTGCGCCACCTCGGCGGCGACGCGGTGGAGATCCCGAACGGCGTCGACGTCGCCCGGTTCGCGCGGGGGCCCGTCCTGCCGACGGCGGGGGAGACCGTCGGGTTCGTCGGGCGGTTCGACGAGCCGCGCAAGGGGATGGCGCTGCTGCTCGACGCGCTGCGGGTGCTCGCCCCGGCCCGGCCCGACCTGCGGGTGCTGGTCGTCGGGCGCGGTGACGCCGACGCGCTGCGCCGCGCGGCCGGGCCGTGGGCCGACCGGCTCGAGGTCCTCGGCCCCGTCGACGACGCCACCAAGGCCGCGGCCCTGCGCTCGGTGCGCGTGCTGTGCGCGCCCCACCTGCACGGCGAGAGCTTCGGCATGGTGCTCACCGAGGCGATGGCCGCCGGGGCGCCGGTGCTCGCGGCCGACCTCGACGCGTTCCGGGCCGTCCTGGGCCCGGCGGGCGCGCTGTTCCCGGCCGGGGACGCCGCGGCGCTGGCCCGGTCGCTGGCCGCGCTGCTCGACGACGGGCCCCGCCGGGCCGCCCTGTCCGCGGCGGGCCGCGAGCGGGTGGCCGCCTACGACTGGCCGGTCGTCGCGGCCGACGTCGTGCGCGTCTACCGGGCTGCGCTGGCCGGGGCGCCGCGCCGGAGGGCGGGATGA
- the thrS gene encoding threonine--tRNA ligase, whose translation MSAPAPSPAPAPVRVPAGTTAGAAVREAGLPTSGPSAVVVVRDAQGQLRDLAWAPDADAEVESVGADTPDGRAVIRHSAAHVLAQAVQQLRPEAKLGIGPPVVDGFYYDFDVEVPFTPEDLTKLESAMKKIIKAGQRFARRRYDSLDDARKELADEPYKLELIELKGVDTSEVMEVGGAELTAYDNVHAHTGEVVWSDLCRGPHVPTTKFIPAFKLMRSAAAYWRGSEKNPMLQRIYGTAWESTEAMDLHLDRLLEAEKRDHRRLGSELDLFSFPDEIGSGLPVFHPKGGIIRREMEDYARRRHEEAGYEFVNTPHITKGQLFETSGHLAWYAEGMYPPMQIDAEIGADGEVRKPGQDYYLKPMNCPMHNLIYRARGRSYRELPLRLFEFGSVYRYEKSGVVHGLTRARGFTQDDAHIYCSREQMGEEIRSLLQFVLDLLRDYGLDDFYLELSTRDPEKSIGSDEDWEAATDALREAAEASGLELVLDPGGAAFYAPKISVQAKDAIGRTWQLSTIQVDLMEPGLFDLEYTSTDGSRQQPVMIHRALFGSIERFFGVLLEHYAGAFPAWLAPVQVVAIPVTDDQVPAVREIAAALRARGIRVDVDAGDDRMQKKIRTHTLAKVPFLLLAGARDVEAGAVSFRFRDGTQVNGVPVADAVERIAAWVASRNNANPTADALTA comes from the coding sequence GTGTCCGCGCCCGCACCCAGTCCCGCCCCCGCTCCCGTCCGGGTGCCGGCGGGGACGACCGCGGGCGCCGCCGTCCGCGAGGCGGGCCTGCCGACGAGCGGCCCGAGCGCGGTCGTCGTCGTCCGCGACGCGCAGGGGCAGCTCCGCGACCTGGCCTGGGCACCCGACGCGGACGCCGAGGTCGAGTCGGTCGGCGCCGACACCCCGGACGGCCGCGCCGTGATCCGGCACTCCGCCGCGCACGTGCTCGCGCAGGCCGTGCAGCAGCTGCGCCCGGAGGCGAAGCTCGGGATCGGCCCGCCCGTCGTCGACGGCTTCTACTACGACTTCGACGTGGAAGTCCCGTTCACCCCCGAGGACCTGACGAAGCTCGAGTCCGCGATGAAGAAGATCATCAAGGCCGGGCAGAGGTTCGCCCGGCGCCGCTACGACTCCCTCGACGACGCCCGCAAGGAGCTCGCCGACGAGCCGTACAAGCTGGAGCTCATCGAGCTCAAGGGCGTCGACACGAGCGAGGTCATGGAGGTCGGCGGGGCGGAGCTCACGGCCTACGACAACGTGCACGCCCACACCGGCGAGGTCGTGTGGTCGGACCTGTGCCGCGGCCCGCACGTGCCCACCACGAAGTTCATCCCGGCGTTCAAGCTGATGCGCAGCGCCGCGGCCTACTGGCGCGGCAGCGAGAAGAACCCGATGCTGCAGCGCATCTACGGCACCGCGTGGGAGTCCACCGAGGCCATGGACCTCCACCTGGACCGCCTGCTGGAGGCCGAGAAGCGCGACCACCGCCGGCTGGGCTCCGAGCTCGACCTGTTCTCGTTCCCCGACGAGATCGGCTCCGGCCTCCCGGTCTTCCACCCCAAGGGCGGGATCATCCGCCGCGAGATGGAGGACTACGCGCGCCGCCGGCACGAGGAGGCGGGCTACGAGTTCGTCAACACCCCGCACATCACCAAGGGGCAGCTGTTCGAGACCTCGGGTCACCTCGCCTGGTACGCCGAGGGCATGTACCCGCCCATGCAGATCGACGCGGAGATCGGCGCGGACGGCGAGGTGCGCAAGCCCGGCCAGGACTACTACCTCAAGCCGATGAACTGCCCGATGCACAACCTGATCTACCGGGCGCGCGGGCGGTCCTACCGGGAGCTGCCGCTGCGGCTGTTCGAGTTCGGCTCGGTGTACCGCTACGAGAAGTCCGGCGTGGTGCACGGCCTGACCCGCGCGCGCGGCTTCACCCAGGACGACGCCCACATCTACTGCAGCCGCGAGCAGATGGGCGAGGAGATCCGCTCGCTGCTGCAGTTCGTGCTCGACCTGCTGCGCGACTACGGCCTCGACGACTTCTACCTTGAGCTCTCCACCCGCGACCCGGAGAAGTCGATCGGCAGCGACGAGGACTGGGAGGCGGCCACCGACGCCCTGCGCGAGGCGGCCGAGGCCAGCGGGCTCGAGCTCGTCCTCGACCCGGGCGGGGCCGCGTTCTACGCCCCGAAGATCAGCGTGCAGGCCAAGGACGCGATCGGGCGCACCTGGCAGCTCTCCACGATCCAGGTCGACCTCATGGAGCCCGGCCTGTTCGACCTGGAGTACACCTCCACCGACGGCTCCCGGCAGCAGCCCGTCATGATCCACCGCGCGCTGTTCGGCTCGATCGAGCGGTTCTTCGGCGTGCTGCTGGAGCACTACGCGGGCGCGTTCCCGGCGTGGCTGGCGCCGGTGCAGGTCGTCGCGATCCCCGTCACCGACGACCAGGTCCCCGCCGTCCGCGAGATCGCGGCGGCGCTGCGGGCGCGCGGGATCCGGGTCGACGTCGACGCGGGCGACGACCGGATGCAGAAGAAGATCCGCACCCACACCCTCGCCAAGGTGCCGTTCCTGCTCCTCGCGGGTGCCCGGGACGTCGAGGCGGGCGCGGTGAGCTTCCGGTTCCGCGACGGCACCCAGGTCAACGGCGTGCCGGTGGCCGACGCGGTGGAGCGGATCGCCGCGTGGGTGGCGAGCCGCAACAACGCCAACCCCACCGCCGACGCCCTCACCGCCTGA
- a CDS encoding nuclear transport factor 2 family protein, producing the protein MTDPISAFRDAVHRGDVDAAVALFAPDAVFVSPVVHRPYVGRDALRAILTAVVGVFEDFTYTDAYGDDDGRVLVFTARVGDRALQGVDILRAVDGVLTELTVMVRPYSAATALRERMAALLTP; encoded by the coding sequence ATGACCGACCCGATCTCCGCCTTCCGCGACGCCGTGCACCGCGGCGACGTGGACGCGGCGGTGGCGCTGTTCGCCCCCGACGCCGTCTTCGTCTCCCCCGTCGTCCACCGGCCCTACGTCGGGCGCGACGCGCTGCGGGCGATCCTCACCGCCGTCGTGGGCGTGTTCGAGGACTTCACCTACACCGACGCGTACGGCGACGACGACGGGCGGGTGCTCGTCTTCACCGCCCGCGTCGGCGACCGCGCACTGCAGGGCGTCGACATCCTCAGGGCCGTCGACGGCGTGCTCACGGAGCTGACGGTGATGGTGCGGCCCTACTCGGCGGCCACCGCGCTGCGCGAGCGGATGGCGGCCCTGCTCACCCCGTAG